Genomic segment of Eupeodes corollae chromosome 2, idEupCoro1.1, whole genome shotgun sequence:
TGGTAGTCCATATCCGAAGAACAATATGAGAAACTGAGGGTATTGTCATCAgagaaacaattaagtgggctAGAAGTTTTAGAcgaaagatcatttataaaaataagaaaaagtgtcggagacaaaacggcgccctggagcacaccagcgtttattttgtggatatcagatttgaacccgtccaagactacttgaattgaacggtcagaaaggtaatttctaacccaacgaagaagagattcatcaataccaaaagcacgcattttctataagagagcttggtgccaacctctttcaaatacctttgaaatatcaagtgcaataatttcacacatacaaattttgtcttcactgttcggtaagataaaccacgagatcaccagtggatctattgcaacgaaagtcattaagaagcttccgttcttcaagatatttcttaagctgaaaagtaatcagcgttttcatggccttggaaagaagggacgtaagtgcaattggacaatagttagatggtgaggaggattcgccttttttagggacttGTTGGACAAATgtagttttccatccactcggaaagagacctgtagaataggacagatggaaaagcttacgcagtagttttgccagcgttgaaaaacacctcttcaaaacaatagcgggaatactatccgggccagcggatttgtttacgctttcaagtacaggcggagtcatgtcactcattgacagcatcgaattaacagcaaggctttatcaatcgagcttacgtAGGGAGTGCcattggaaacgagcgtaggaactgacgaCGACCGCGACGTAGTGTTGCGCACaagttttacaaatgaccagaaatgtttactaccaaTGGGACATGCCGTAATTTCGgatcatgcaaaaattgaaTGCGTCGTTTATGTCCGTTACAGgcctttctagcttgtttgaacttatttcggttttcctcagttgggttgtcTTTGTAATGgtggaaacttacatttttggtcctaataacctctttacaactCGAATCAAACAAGAAGTTTTCTTTGGGTTCAATAGATTGGGgaaaaatttctcattccacaaagaatcaACTTTGTTATCATATCTGTACGTCacgaattcattgagaccgtcccatttggctttctcatattgccaaacggttctcatagtttttttttaacttgtactGGGATTTTTTTGCATGACACAATAGTTTGATGTCCTAGAGGCGATTATACCCTGACAGAATCCGATTAGGATcaaaagtaagaaacaagtctagagtgttggcggattgGCCTACAACGTGAGGAATCCGAGTTTgctcgtcaactaactgagtaagaaggtttaactcagcaaaaatctggACATACCTTCCTTTGGATGTGTCTGACCAGAATAGCGCAGCCACCAAGAATTGTGTACAtcgaaatcgcccgtaacaacgatctcaCTGTGCGGAAAATAGGATACAACTCTTTGGATAGAGAATCTAAAGATCAACAAAACAGCAACGCGTAGAAAAAAGGCCCAGAATTTTAAAGGTCCAAAAGTTTCTAAGGATCTTTTCAAAGACAAAATCCTGTCCACAAAACCAAGTTCATCATCCCAATTGAATCCACCGTCGTCCAAAACCGCGGTGAACAAAATCTTGGGACAGAGTCTTGGTATTTTCACGACTGCAAGAATGTCAGTATTGAAgatattttgaagtaaaaaaagaatgtttgtaataaaaacaatagtttaaACATAGGTTTTGACTTGGCTTACATGATctcaaatatgtacatacatattatcAGTTTTAAGAATcttctttaatataaaacaacgAACAGTGTTCGTTCGTtctataaaaatacttttttatttcatttatggaATTCTATTTTACGACCAAAAAGGGGCACACCTTtctataaaatagtttaaaaataaaaaacattcgaCTTCACGCAACTTAACTTgagtcaatttttatttttaacttggaaTTCTTCACacaatcaataaaaacaatataacgaGTGTAAGGAGGTACCTATACATAAAACCCACTTAACAATATTGACATCAATCGATTtatcagaaaacaaaaataagataacATAATAAAAGATATCTCCATCGAcgagaaaagaaaagaacaaaacttcTTTCAAGAACTTCAGTATCGATGTAACATCAGCCGCTCATCATGAAGATATTACGTTATTGGTTTTACGTATTTCCAATAATTCTAACAATTTCCATTAGACAACTTAAGGCTGACAATGGCAATAACACCAACGCCAACGTCAATGCCAACACAAACTACGAGAACAACGACAACATAGATGGCGCTGAAAATGACAACAACTATAACAACTGTCCTGCTATATGCGGAGGAAAGGATAACTTGTGCCTGTCATCTTTGACACAAGAAGATTGTGCTCCCAATGAGTATATAACTCCGAATGCAGGCATCTGTAATTGTTGCCCGTTATGTGTTGGAGGTTTGGGAGGtaagttcatttttataaaagtttaaaagttctttcattcatacaaaaatgtgcATCGCACATCACAAAGTCTTgagaattttttctttcttttataggACTTCACGAAGAGTGCAACGAACAAAGTCCTTGTGCTATGGGCTTAAAGTGTGACAAAACAATGACTTGCCAGTTGGATAAAAGTATGTTTGACAGGCCGCCTGGTGGCGGCCGGAGGTGCCATTTCAACTTATCACAGGATTAAAGTGATTCtcttattcgttttttttttcttctctttctcTTTTCTTCCAAAACTGGATATACATAGATACATGTGCATATTCGTATCACTTGGCAGGAGTAACCCGACTTCCGACTTGTGAAGTGGATGGAAGCTTTGCAGCGGTTCAATGTAAAGGCGATCGATTAAGTGGAAGGtatagaaaattgtatttttttgttgttgttgttcaagAAGTAGGTACACAAcagaaggaagaaaaaaaacaccctgCACAGCGTGTAGAGATTCCTCatgatttgtcaattttatcaattttttgtattttctcttAAAGATGCTTCTGCTATTCAGAAACAGGAAAACGAATCCATGGCTGGTCATGGTGGCGAACCTCCCAAGACATGACGTGTGCCTGCAGTCGAATGAAGTACAAAATGATTCAAGACGGCCTGATGGCCGATAACACTCTACACTGCGATTCAATGGGCAATTTCGAGGCACTCCAATGCACTGGCGGTGTCTGTTGGTGTGCCGAACCAACAACTGGCCAAATACTAAGTGGGACACGAGCCGTTCCAGAAGCAATGTGGAAGTTTTTGCCGTGTTGTAAGTCCAATAACCTATGAATGGAAAGAAGAAATACACAAAGAtgcaaagatacaaaaaaaaaaaaacgcaaagatacaaaaatacaatcaGCTCAGCTCATGTCGAGTGTTGGCCtcatttttgctgtttttgttgacagtttttttgtgtttgtttgttttgtgtttttttcgcTTTTTGTGTTCCCGTCTTATCGCCCGACACCACCCGCTTCATCGTCATCGCTTACCACTTCATTCAGGGTAAACATTTGCAAAGACACAaacaaaaagcaacaaaagaTGACACAAAGTAtagtttttgtagttttgttccACAGCACTTCAGTGTAGTCTCTTTGGTAATGTCGGGCTGGAGCTGGAGCTAGGGCTGGGCCTGGGACTGTTTGGTTGGTGGTttggttttattgtttaagGTTGGCAttgtataaattcaaaattccaaaacattgACACCATACCTTCTATGTTATGCATTCATTTGTGGTTTTTCATTATTCTGGAAGTTGCAATCATAGGAACATACTTAAGACTTGGatgcatttatatttatttatatttcttggctaatgttttatttattatgtactTTTCTTTTcggtttgattaaaaaaataaaattaaaaaacacagaCGATTTTAGCAAATTTGGATCAACATATTTGAGACAATGTGAGAGTTCAGCATATGCACAGAATTTATTGAAGAAAGCTTATGCAGCGCATGGCACTACGGAGATTGAGTTCAATAACATCTTGTGTGATTACGATGGTTCTTATGGAAGATATTCTATTTCCAATGGCATGTAAGAGcacatttttgattattttttaattattttaaaaacacattttttaaaaatgctggtgtttccaataagaagtttcattttaatatttaaaaagaacaagTAATTTAAGAGAGAAATCCAtggatgttaattttttttgtgaagaagaagCTATGTCATCGTTCATCCAACGAGGATTTGGCTGATATCCATCATTGCAAATCGATATTAGCCAAATGGTTAGTATTTGTACGGTTGCAAAATCATGCTCCTAccctttttaagaaattgttcaTGACCAATTCGCATTTCGTCGACAACTTTACGATTTCCATTTTAAAGGTCTTGAACAAATTGTAGAGCATTGGAAAGGACCTAACCTTTCACGTTGacccaaagaaaaagaaaaaggctTTTAGTCTTTTATTAGAAGATTTCGGTGACTAATTGTGATCAGCTCTTCGTTGCTTCTGTGGCATTGGCTTGTCAAAAATC
This window contains:
- the LOC129948391 gene encoding uncharacterized protein LOC129948391 — protein: MKILRYWFYVFPIILTISIRQLKADNGNNTNANVNANTNYENNDNIDGAENDNNYNNCPAICGGKDNLCLSSLTQEDCAPNEYITPNAGICNCCPLCVGGLGGLHEECNEQSPCAMGLKCDKTMTCQLDKNTCAYSYHLAGVTRLPTCEVDGSFAAVQCKGDRLSGRCFCYSETGKRIHGWSWWRTSQDMTCACSRMKYKMIQDGLMADNTLHCDSMGNFEALQCTGGVCWCAEPTTGQILSGTRAVPEAMWKFLPCYDFSKFGSTYLRQCESSAYAQNLLKKAYAAHGTTEIEFNNILCDYDGSYGRYSISNGIASCYWRDGTRLGSFQVQSNKVTSMNCYCARDQKIFSEAGMIHRLTCSGNGNYESIQDINGKIFCVDGDGFAVSDPVETDILPDCSKYIYYETRGVLE